In the genome of Sander vitreus isolate 19-12246 chromosome 13, sanVit1, whole genome shotgun sequence, one region contains:
- the pitpnab gene encoding phosphatidylinositol transfer protein alpha isoform, whose translation MLIKEFRVILPISVEEYQVGQLYSVAEASKNETGGGEGVEVLKNEPYEKEGEKGQYTHKIYHLQSKVPSFVRMLAPASALNIHEKAWNAYPYCRTVITNEYMKDNFLIKIETWHKPDTGHLENVHGLDAETWKKVDVVYIDIADRSQVEPKDYKPEEDPCRYKSVKTGRGPLGPDWKKELPKKTDCPHMCAYKLVTVKFKWWGLQNKVENFIQKQEKRLFTNFHRQLFCWIDKWIDLNMEDIRRMEEETRKQLDEMRVKDPVKGMVALED comes from the exons ATGCTCATAAAGGAATT TCGAGTGATTCTTCCTATCTCTGTGGAAGAG taCCAGGTCGGCCAGCTGTACTCTGTGGCTGAGGCCAGTAAGAATGAGACGGGGGGAGGAGAAGGAGTGGAGGTGCTAAAAAATGAGCCCTacgagaaagaaggagagaagggacagtacacacacaaaatctacCATTTGCAGAG TAAAGTGCCGTCATTCGTCAGAATGTTGGCTCCAGCTTCAGCTCTCAACATCCATGAGAAAGCCTGGAATGCATACCCATACTGTCGCACAG TTATCACt AACGAGTATATGAAAGATAACTTCCTGATCAAGATTGAGACATGGCACAAACCTGACACGGGACACCTCGAAAAT GTACACGGTTTGGATGCAGAAACCTGGAAGAAGGTGGATGTAGTCTATATTGATATCGCGGACAGAAGCCAAGTGGAGCCGAAG GACTACAAGCCAGAGGAGGACCCTTGCAGGTACAAGTCAGTGAAGACAGGACGAGGCCCTCTAGGACCAGACTGGAAG AAAGAACTTCCTAAGAAGACAGACTGCCCACACATGTGTGCCTACAAACTGGTCACTGTCAAATTCAAGTGGTGGGGCCTGCAAAATAAAGTGGAGAACTTTATTCAAAAG CAAGAGAAGCGTTTGTTCACTAATTTCCACCGTCAGCTGTTCTGCTGGATTGACAAGTGGATCGACTTGAACATGGAAGACATTCGTCGCATGGAGGAGGAGACTCGCAAGCAGCTAGATGAG ATGAGAGTGAAGGACCCAGTGAAAGGGATGGTGGCTCTAGAGGACTGA